The following coding sequences are from one Methanococcoides orientis window:
- a CDS encoding trimethylguanosine synthase, translating into MSRKKKFDNRIKADNDGLRFATPEVVASYRAKRLKCRTIADISCGIGGQTIFFAKECEKVYAIEIDPQKIEYAEKNCKRYGLDNVKFICGDALSEEVIEQVPKIDILFSDPARPPSEDKRHVSSLEPGIPNVLSAYAEKTNNFAFEAPPQMTPARIPFDCEKEYLSLNGQLNRLNLYFGDIRSCDRSAVSLPSEKRIDSNDPKAEVVKTEDIGPFACEPEPSVVKAELLPEFAAAIMTDSSSQVSLFNIDQKRILLTSESPINNTIAKNNYEVLKVVELDTALINKELRKEDVDTVILRAGIDPARYWKMRNEIEEGLTGSGTVHLFAKDGKAIICKIMY; encoded by the coding sequence GTGTCACGAAAAAAGAAATTTGATAACAGAATTAAAGCCGATAATGATGGCCTGCGTTTTGCAACACCGGAAGTAGTTGCAAGTTACCGTGCCAAACGCCTCAAATGCCGAACTATCGCAGATATAAGTTGCGGGATTGGTGGCCAGACCATATTCTTTGCAAAAGAATGTGAAAAGGTCTACGCCATAGAGATAGATCCTCAAAAGATAGAATATGCAGAAAAGAACTGCAAACGTTATGGATTGGATAACGTGAAATTCATCTGCGGAGATGCACTTTCAGAGGAAGTGATCGAACAGGTCCCAAAGATAGATATCCTGTTCTCAGATCCTGCAAGACCACCATCAGAAGATAAGCGTCACGTTTCAAGCCTTGAACCGGGAATTCCAAATGTACTTTCTGCCTATGCAGAAAAAACGAATAATTTTGCATTCGAAGCACCACCACAAATGACTCCTGCCAGGATCCCTTTCGATTGTGAGAAAGAGTACCTGTCACTTAACGGACAGTTAAATCGATTGAACCTGTACTTTGGAGATATCAGATCATGCGACCGTTCAGCAGTTTCACTACCCTCCGAAAAAAGGATCGATTCGAATGACCCAAAGGCAGAAGTAGTAAAAACAGAAGATATTGGACCATTTGCTTGTGAACCGGAACCTTCAGTCGTCAAAGCCGAATTGCTCCCAGAGTTTGCAGCTGCGATCATGACAGATTCAAGTTCGCAAGTAAGCCTTTTTAACATTGACCAAAAGAGGATTCTGCTTACGTCCGAATCTCCGATAAACAACACTATTGCAAAAAACAATTATGAAGTGCTTAAGGTAGTGGAGCTGGACACTGCACTAATTAATAAGGAACTCCGGAAAGAAGATGTTGACACAGTAATATTAAGAGCAGGAATTGATCCTGCAAGATACTGGAAAATGCGAAATGAGATAGAGGAAGGTCTAACGGGTTCAGGTACAGTACATCTTTTTGCAAAGGATGGGAAAGCCATCATATGCAAGATAATGTATTGA